The DNA sequence TGTTGCCCCTGTGATGGTGCGTCTGCCTGTCTGCCGTGTGTCTACTCTGCTGTGGTGTTCACATGATGCAGAGAGGAGGCAGGGCTGTAGCCGGTGTCCTCCACCCTCCCCTACTCCTCTGCCATTGCAGTGATTTACACCGGACCGCTCGGGTGTCAGCGCTGCTCGTGCACGTCCGCGTCAGTGCGCGCGCTCGCGGCAACATAGGTGAGTGTTTGTACATGAGTCGACCTGCATGAACCTCACACATGACGGGTGTAGACCACCGTTCACTCATTAGCCAAAAACCccagaaaaacatttaatgagcTTAAAGCCACCGCTCGTTTGTGGTTGGCAAGTAGATGTTTCCTCAAACGTCCCTACATAGCATCAACATTTTTGCTGCTAGGCTACTTTAGCAGCTAGGTCTCTAATTGGCGAAATTACGATAGCCGTGAGGTAAAATGACACCAAACacacatgacaaaaacatgacaacGATTCAAACAACTTCTCATACAAAGACAGTTTTCATTTGTGTAACTAACTCGcccttttttaaagatgatgtAGCTGTTAAAGAGTTTTCAGTTCATACTTTAGGTATAAAATCCCTACCCAAGCTGACCGGACAGAGTTAATAAAACGCAACACATTTGAGGATGTGCCTATCTGACCTGATTGGAAACCAACTCACACAGGTGTAAGAGATGCCGAGTAATTAATTGGTTAAATAACACCTGGAGCGCATGTATAAGCTCACGTGAACTAACAATGAACGtcacttaaaggtgcagtgtgtaggatttagaggcatctagctgagaggttgcagattgtcacaaactgaatacccccccCTGCCCCTCCCCTTCCGGAGAAGGGTGTATAGTCTTGCAgacctacatgacacacccactttactaaaaaaaaacccttgatGTTGTCACTGTGATGGCATGCTACACGTCACGCCTCCCtgacccccaaccctaaccatctgctcatgcctaaacctaccccaccaagtgggtgtgtcgtgtagATACTGCCAGTCTGCAGATAGACCTACTttcccttccaagcatgtaggaaaaCCTACGCAGGCCGCATaactcacaaaaaatgtgaaaggccctctctagaaccattgtttggtttgttcattGTGGGCTAATGTAGAAAcgtggcggtgcaacatggcagcctctgtggaagaCAGGCTACTCCCtagcatgatttttttttcccacccacATTCTGGGAAGACCGCCCCTACTCAGgttctgattggctctgaccctgatacTTTTACCCTAACCATCTCGGTCCTCATGCCTCAATCTAAACAATctaaccaacgaaggcaacaagtactagccaatcagaggcagattAGGACGGGTTGTCATGGAAtcaggtggggaaaaaaagtaggctgctccctatgtagatacaaagggctcattctaagctaatgaaaaaacaatgaatcttagcttcaggtgattatacactaattaaaacatacttctgAGGATTATATTCATTTCTGCTAAgactgttccactagatgccactaaattatacacactgcatctttaaGTATGAATAGAAGACCACCTAATGGGTGATTTGCACATGTTTTTGTATCCCAATCTTCACAGCAGATTGACATACTTCCACTAGGACACATCCTAACTTATATAGCTATCAGCATCTCTGAATCCGTTCAACCTGATGCAAACAATTACTTTATTATTGGGCATGTGTCCAGCTGGCTAGGTGAAGGAACAATCCACTTATCCTTAAAGTTGTAAGGGTAACTCTCAAAAAGTCTGTTCGCTGATCAGGCTTACCAAACTTTACTTTTACAGGCTTTTTCTTATTGTCTATTTCTTATTTAACAGACAACTTGTGAGTTgtcaattaaatctaaaaataagTTGACTTATTTTCTGAAGTATGGAGATGGAGTGCAGATGTAGCCTACCACACTTAACAGCTTATGCACACATCCTCATAGTcttatttatttgatctttcagttaatattttgtatgtaaCCTGGGCTTTTAGAGCAAAGCGCAGGACATTTACgacaatataaaaatgttcgGTGTCCAATTATATGAAACTATAGCATCTGAGCAGTAAGAAAAGAACACTAAACACTTTTCATCTACTTTTTAAAACCTTAATATGTAAATCTACTGTTTTGCATATAATGGAGACATCAGTGTGTTTTGTGCAGATTCAGGGCTGTGTTTCGCCTCAAGTCTAAGGATGAGTCTATAAATGGACCTGCTAGAAAAAATCCCTCCCATCCCTCCTCTCTAAAGGAAAGCGAGCTCAAGGCTTCTCTTCATTCTCGCAAGGAAAAGAAACGTAGGTTGGACTTGGTCGATTATAGATTGTGTTCTTCTGAAACTCTTGGGTTTTCAGTTGAGGCATTAGCAATCTAAACATTGTGTTATATTCCTAATTTGGAAATTTAGTTAAGTGGTGACACTATATCAACAATAACTTGTGGCTCCTGTTGACTGTAATATATTctcatgtaatattttaaatgttttcacaggTTTCACATCAGAACATGTTGTTGACGCTGGTGTGACTTTATGCCCTTTGTCAGTGGTCAGTTGGACACGGCTACCACACTAGACTAAACACACTGCCAGATACATCAGCTACTTGAAGGAGCCGCCGCCTCCAGACATTCTGTCTAAAGTAGGTCAACTGCATCATTTTAACTGCAAGGAAAGCCAAACTCTTGCTTTGATAATTTCAGTGACTTAATGTCCTGTTTCTCACAGGTTAATAAAGCAGAAGAGGAAAGTATGAGGAAAAATGTACAGAAACCACAGAAAAAATGGTAGAAACCAAAGAAAGCCATATCCATAGAATTATTAAAACTGCTGTAGTTCTTCTTTATGGACTTTTTACATAAAGTTTTTAGTGACAAAATCAGTTTTTCCTACAGAAGAACATTGTTGCTAAAGAGGACCACCTCACAGAGAGCAAAGCCAGCTGCTACAGTAAGAAGTCAACTGAGGATGTGATTGATTATTTGTCAACccatatgttgtttgtttgttgttgcagttgtACTGACTATGCCTTGCATTGTTTGagaatctgctgctgtttgaatttgtaaagatttaatttcagatcatgtCTCAAGAAGATACACTCATCAGAAGAACTCTTAACAAGTACATCAGCCATCTCTCACAATAACCAACCCGCCGACGATGGAGCCGATGCTTCCTCCAGCTGATGGCCTGACCAGGGTGCATGCCCTGCCGATACCGCTGGACAAATCATCTCTTCCCCGGGGACAAATGCTGCCAATGTGCCAGGATCAATTTCTCTCTGCCTCGTTTCGGGCTGTGGAAAATAACTGGATGAAGCCAACCTCTACATCCATGAACGCAACTTTATGTGCCTTTACATCAGCAATGACCAGTCACACTTTTTTACCATAGGTGGGACTAGACCCAGCCTTTAGTCATGTGTTATTGGATGCCCCTCCTGGCCTGGTGGACCCTGTTGCTCTCCAATCAGTGAACTTTGGCCAAGCCCACAGACCTGAACAGAGTGCTGTAACAAATTCAATTATACCTCCAGTAGAACAAAGTCAGATTGATGCACCTTTGGTTGGTCCAACTGACAATGTTTCAGTGGTAGATTTTTACAAATCAACCAATAATTTCATCGTCCTTGTATCAAGGTGCAACTACAAGTACTGATGACCTCACACCTGAAAATGTTAATCAGCCAGTGTCAGACGCTCTGTGTGACTCATGACTCCTCCAGGAGAGTGACCTCTATAGTAGTATCCCTCTGACAAACAGACCACAGGACATGGTCAGTACCTTTTGGCTGGATTTGCTGTTAGATACCAACAGCAACTTGTGCTTCCCTGATGCTAATCTTGTAAACATTGTTCTTTCACCTTACCTAGGGATAACCTAACTATTTGTTAAGAAATGCCACTAATTATTTGCTAGATATCtactttatttttacagttgtgATTAGCCAATTATCACAAAGCATATCAGAGAAACAGATCTACTGGTATTGTTTGAAGAGATCTGTTATGGCTTTGTGGTTGCCTACAATGCATATGTCAAAGATCTACAGGAAGTTGGTAGTTATTTTTTGACAGCATTTCTGTCACATGTTATTGAGCTAGAATTACATTGATGTGATTTGCTTGAGGGCggtgtacatacagtaggttGGCATGCAGTACATGTCTATATACTGTGGTTATAGTGTAAAATATTGAAGGACATTGAAATGTCTTCTTTGTTAGTCAACAACTGAGTTATGTTTGCAGCACAGCATACATAACACTCAATAAATGTATTGCTATGTTTGATTAAAAGTGCTtgcagttttttatttttgttgtcaaAAACTTACAGGTggcattttcattcatattaaaTACATCTCTAGTTTTTTCAACAAAGAATTATAGAGGGTTTGTCTCTTTAATTTCTGAGGTAAATAAAGCAGAACAGtcacattttattgtattttccatgagtctattttaaaaatagccaatccatatatatatatatatatatatgtatatatatatatatacagatactGAACTAGCCAGTGTTTATTTCTGAAATTAATGTGAGTTAGTTTGACTATGGGACACACATGTGCAATAAACCCCAaatttgaatcttttttttttttactagtgAAATTTTACTGGCtccacaacacaaaaacattcctGTCCAGTAGCCAATAAAAATTCTGTGGAATGACGcataaacacatttgaatatCAGATGTCTTCAGCAGACATTACAAAGTGATTACTCCAACACTGGTTAGACAAGATATGTAAAAAGCATTTAGAGAATTAATGTCCTCTGTTGATGTTCCTAATTCAGGTGAAAAATAATTTGCAGAATAAACCTACAGTATAACAGTCTgtggaaataaaacaagaaactaAAATTtacagccactagatggtgctAAGAGGCTGGTAGAGTCAATATAGTGTTAACACAATGGATTGCTGGATTTTAATATGTACTTCAGTgattaaaatatacaaatgagAATTCCTGTTCAAATCCATCTTGTGCTTACTCGATGTGGCACAAAATAATACCCATGACTCCCAAAACCTTCAAAAATACGGACACTAATTTCTTTTAAtcgttttattttttcagaaaagTTTCAGTCTTTCAAGTTGGAAAGTAATCTTAATATGCAACAATCACCTGCTGAGGGCTTAAAGCTGAAgtgtaaaatgagaaaaaaacaaaaaaccagaTCACTTCACTCATAAAGCAAACAAATAGCTGGTTTGGAAACAGTTAGCATCACACTTCAAAAGTCACATTTTGTTAAAGGTTTTGTCTATACATCAAAATAATGCAATCtatagttttatattaaatattataaacatcaccattttgaaaatatgtgGGAACAGCTcaagtgaaatattcaaaacagCATTGCAGAATAtagcagaacaaaaacaaaccacttTTACAGTTTTAGACTCCTCTTGCAAACTTAACTCTAAGTAACCCTCATTGATGAGAGGCAACAACTGTCTTGCAACGAGTGAAGGTCCAACAAAAATACATAGACAAGTTGCGGTTTTACAAAATATCAGATTTTTGCATATCATTTTATAATTGCAGgcacagtgagcagcagtgattACTTCTTATTTTAAACACCACAGgggaaaaacaacagtatatcagacttttttttttgtcttaagcAGTTTATATCTGAAGATACTGACATACAGATAAtatcatttgttattttattcaaaGTAGACAAACTTCACTTACCCTATCAGGgtcaaaaaaaaactaacacagacagaaacttcatAAAAATTAGAAAAGATATCAGTGGCTAGTCAACCGCAATCCAATGCTTTGTACAGTGAAATTGTTATCTTACAAGTTAAGTGATAATACCTGAATGTTATGAAACTACATATCAACCAACCAATTTACAAAATCACTTCTATATTGTGTATCAATACAgtgtatgtatttttgaatTATATAAtctgctgtttctctgtctAGGTCCATCTATATTTCATATTAAGATTAAAGTGCTTATGAGCTGTATCAAACTATATGATATGCATATAACAGTAgttattttgtaaatataaaacatatcataaataaagaatattaaATATAGATTTATTTGATCAAAGAATACAAATTATGCTTTAAGGCATTGCTGAGCGAGGGAAAGAGGCATAGCACTACTGGCTATTTTTCAGATTTCTCCACTTGCTTCCCATTCTCTGGTTTTTCCTGAATATTGTAGTCTTCCAAAATGGCCTGCGCTGTATGCTTACCAGTCCTTTTCACCACAGCTTTGATCCCCAGGTTGTCAATATTGAAGGCAGTGATACCGACATTAATGGCAGAATTGACAGCGTGGTCTGTGGCGTGTCCTGCTGCGTCACCGTACCTTCATTAGAAGTCAGATTGGGTGAGAGGTCAGGGTGAGAGGCGAGAGACAGAGGATTTGGGAAGAATTAATATGCAGTGCAAGGATTGCCAAGATGCCATGCAGTGTGTGAATTTCAACGTGAGGATTACACCCATGCAAGTGCACAATCTGGAATTTAGAAATGTTTGACTGCCAGAATATGAATTTTAAATCAGTGCTTTTGTCTACTGTAATTCAGACATCTAGGGAAGGATGATGTGGATATAATCTATCACTATTGTAAAATTTCTGGAAATTAAATTTAGAAACTGTTTAATGATAGAATAAGAATATGGGAATGTTTTGTATTTGCTAATCAGGTTTAATAAATACCTGACAAATTAAGCTACTTCATCAAATTGCAAAATTCATGTAAATCCAGTATTGCCAGTAAGAAAGTcctgctcattgatttgcaGCATTTCCCACGATGGCCTAAAACAACCAGAAATATTAAAGGCAGAAACGCTATGACCAAATAGCTGACAAATTTCTGTCACCTCATTCTGTAAATTGTCATAACCCCCAACCCAAAAGAAATTAATCAAGTATATTATGTGAGTATTTTGCTCATCATTGGAACGTATTACCCCAAAATCATACAATATTGGAATATTTCAAGGTCAGGCAGCACAGAAACATTGCGTGTTGTGGGATTTCCATTAGAAACATTTGAAGAAATCAGTAAAAGCAGCACCATCATGTGTCTTGCCACACAGAGTGTTTTGTGCAAGACCCaaatcattcaaaaaaaaaaaaaaaaggctcatgTCATGCTTGTGATTAGTAGTGTAAAGAGTTAAATAGCTGTGTATAATTAAGGAAAATTACACTTCTTCTCATTAGGTGGGTCAAAGATGTTTTGTAGACCCCTAAATCTGCAAAGCAAATTGACAAGGGAAATAAGTGAACACacgtttggttttgtttgtataaTGCAAGAGGTCATTTGCAACTTACACATCAAAAAGCTGTCTAGCAAGCAGTGTTGGGTAAAAATGTCATATTCAGGCAAGTGACGGTGGTCAGACAAGTAGTTTTAAATAGAAGGCAGGACTTACTTGTGTTTTACAGTGGTGACTGTCTCTGATGCGACACTCGTAGTGATGTTTTTTGCTGCTACTTCCAAACCAGTCCACATGGTTGCAAATCCTGGGCATAAACACAAAGCTTCATTATTGCTATAAAGCTTAAGCATGTGAGACGCATTTTAGTAATGTTCTTCTAATCTTCCACTTAGGGAATAAAAAGTGTAGTGTACCTTGCACTCCACTAGCTGCCACCACCATGGCTCCATCTATGTTAGAACGCCCATCCTTGTCTTTCTTCATGGACTCTGGAATCAGCTTTCCTCCGTGTTTTTTCACATGTGGAGCCAACTCCCGACCCACACAGCCAGCGACAGTACACACACCGTCCACTGTAGTGAGACAGCATTACTCAATTACAGATCCACGGTCGAATAACCACACAAGGTCAGTGAAACATGCTGACTGTAGATGATTTAGTCACCTAGAAACTGGCTGACTTTGACAGCTCCCCCCGTCGCTTGCTTGGCAACATGGAGGCCTTTGGTGACTGTGGGGCTGACGTGGGTGGGTTTGTCCTCTGGGGTGATGTGTTCTCTGAGTTTAGATGCCCCCTTGTGAATGGCCTTGCCTGTGAACTCGGCTCCTTTCACGAGGCCCCAGCTTAACCAGGATGCACCTGAGAGGTCAACAGGATCACATAGGCAAAGTCATGATAGGCTGCTCTTTCCTACTGTAAATAATCACAAACTAAAGAAGAAAGATATTCAGGTGAAGGGCGCAGCGTGACCTCACCTGTCAGAATCCCATTTGCCACCTTTTCACTCCACTCGGGCAGagccttctcctcctcctccccctcctttgTCGTAGCTGGCGCAGTCTCCTCAGTTGGAACGATGGACACCTTTTGACTGAGATTAATGCTGTCTGCAGCTTCATCTGGAGCCTGATCAAACAGACACATTGATTAGTTACTGTAAGACAGACAGTGTTGGCTGAAAATAACAACTACTTGTCAGTCAAAATCTTTTGGCAACTTGTCTGCTACATTGTGCTAGTTCTACATCTCTGTTCAGATGCTTGTCTCCAagtaacacccccccccccctgttcGCACAATAGCTCCTCTCATTATTCTGTGCCAATTGTTACAATGCTCCATTTGTCTAAAGAGATTGCAACTTTAACATATATCTGTGTAGTCAAAAAAACAGTCTCCCTTTGTGCTGAAATCCTAAAATCTTCTACTAAACCCATAAATGAAAAGAATACAAAAGTGCCTACTTGCTGATGGGGAATCAGGTCCATCAGAGAAACCTAGCCTGACTGCATACATCAGAAATGACCTTGTTTTGCATCAGTCTGAGCTAGtgtctcctcctccatcatGGCTGAACTGGCACTTGTCTTTCAAATGAAGCTCTGAGGTTGTTCTAACTGCTAAAGATAAGAGCATTAAATCTAATTAATTCTCCTCCCCTGCCTGTCTCAAATCCCTGCAATGCTGAGGCAGGGTAACTGTGAGAAGTGTGCCAGCTCAGAAGTAAGCAGCAGCATGAGCATCAAGCCAGGCCAAAAGTATGAAAAGGTTTGGAATCTACTGAGTCTGCAGCCTCAAAAGCCTTCATAAGCAGcaaagtcaattttttttaatgagaggCATAGATTTGTTTCCtacattttcagaatttttttGGTGATGATCGACGTTGAGGAGGGTGTTTGGGaatgaaaaacatcattcaGTTTTAAAGTTAACTAACAATTGCATGTGACCGCACCGTTTTGGTAACTTTTTAAGTCGGTCTGCACTTTGACATAGAAttgataaatacaaaaacatctgtgtgaGGGCAAACTTTTttgcatggaaaaaaaatctgtttattcaTGTAGTCAGCACTAATAGCTGAAGCTTAAGTATTCTAGTTTTACCTTAATATAGAACAATCAAACAAAGATACATCCACTTTAATGTGTCTGTAAGGGCAAAACAGTCTAACTTCACAGTCTCATTTGCCTAAAATAGCTCTCTGTGCTCCCCACTTGCACAGGGGGATTTATAAAAAGGCACTATCTAACAATCCTTGGGTGACTTCAAAtacttatttaaaaatattttgagacAAACACAGTGTGGCGTGAGATAGAAATACATTTCAGAATTAAGTTTCTCTGAGCATCCAGGAAATAAGATTTAGTCagcagggggggaaaaaaaagcataaaatacaTAGCATTACATTATAGATGATGTATTTCGATATGTCTTCGAAAGCTTAGGCCCCATTTGCATTTATTCCCCAAAGAATGTCAAAACATATGCTGTCGTAGCCATGTCTGCACATCATCACTGACCTGAACCCTCAGATCTGTCATTTGGGACAGCAGGTCCTGGAACAGCGCTCTCTCTGCAGCAGGCAGCTCAGAGGATAGCACCACCCCCACATAATAGCCCGGAGCTGGCGCCATCATGTCCggaaacataaacacaccagTGTTACACAGCAACACTGGAGAGTCCATGGCCATGAGAGGGTACAGCCAGTCACACACCTGCCAGGAGGGAAAGAAAgttaataaaaatttaaaaaggcTAGGCTGTTGGAAAATGTGACAGTGAATAAGATGACGTATGATGTCACATCTCAAAATATCCATTTTTTCTGAAGGATATTCCATAATATAGCCTACAGTAAAGTGCATTTACATGGGAGTCAAACATAAGATGGGAGGAGAGCTCTGCAGCAGGAACTTTCTTAACTGTAGGTTTTTATAGATGACCTCGTAATGATACCTGACATGTCTTATAGTTGTCCAAAAGTTTGCTCAGCTTCTGATTAGTAAGAAATGTTTCTGATTAGTGCAACACGGTGAAACGTCTGAGAGAAGACGAACCAGAGGacactctctccctctgacTGCCGCATGTCTAACAGGATTATAGAGCAAAGCAGTGCAAAGCAGGGTTTAAATAATTACTTGCACTCATGTGAATCACTGATGTCACCCACTGCCACTAGCACCTGGGAAATTCCCCGACGAGGAGTCAAATTTCGGTCTCATGATCCACTAGTATCTGTGTAGTGGCTTTGTAACAGACGGcagaaaaaaatgggaaaaaaaaaataaaatgctcaAAACAACGCGAGTTCAATAAATTAGATAAACTATTGAATAAGTATTAGAACAAAAACCAAAGCTGATAAGTAATTTCTTATCTTATCACTGTCTTTTTATTACTGTAGTATTTACAAATGACCTTCACATATACAAACCAATCAAGTGGTTCAAAGGCTTAATGGTTTGTACACTGGCTGAGGACAAATGAACAGTGTACCTAGATGTAGACTGAGTTCTTTCTGTGCCTTTAAAAGACTAAATtacatcataaaaaataaatgctgaACTCCCCTCTAGGCAAAATATCGTCACACAACCTTAGCGGCCTTCCTGTGCTCAAGATTTTTCCTTCATGGGTAATTATCTAAACAGACACTTGCTAAAATCCCATTCTGTCTTTATCAATCCCTGAGCTCACTGCCACACTGGTAAAATATATTTCAGGAGTTCATTGCATCCCTGCCAACtaaaattgcaacagcaaagtcactccGGTGTGTCTCTAGATGAAAAGACAACACAGCAGGATGATGCACTAACTGCTCATCACTTACCattaaaagtataatttatGTTACTAACAAGATGCTGGAAACTTGTCAGCTGTGACAGATTCGAAGACATTGGCTGCAGGAGAATGACGATGGAGAGGGGAGACAGTGTCGGTCAAATAGTGACTTTTACCTGAATGAGTTGCTAGTAGTGACGGCAGATGTCTGGAAACAGGAGCCTAACATTTATCTGTCCTTGTGAATCTCTTATTGTCTGACATTTAAACATAATGTgaacattattacatttattacagGGCTGCTGTATTTGATGGAATTAAATTATACAGGAGTATATGTTCTCTTATTTCACAGAGTATTTCATTTATTAGTGGCAAATGTGCAACAAATGATGTCTGTATAATATTTATTGCTTAACTGCCTTGTGAATACAGTCCctttatatttaaattacaatatatttatattgtttttaaaattagaaAGTAGTAAGATCATGCAGAACAGGTAAAACATGAGCTTAGGATGTGGAACATATTTGAGTTTATCTTcctgtcaaaaaataaattaacatcCAGTAGgtcatgttttaaatataatctttgtttcattttgagcCAGGAACGATCCTGATCTGGGATTTCCCAGGAGGATGACAACACATCCACAAATCCAATGGGATTAGGGCACTGAGTCAACAACGCTCACATGATCACGTCCATAGGGCAAAGGATAGAGATCATTAACACGCCTATCTCCTTCTGCTTGATGACTCATAGTGGAAGAGGTCTTGATGAGCCGAGTAAACATCT is a window from the Thunnus thynnus chromosome 7, fThuThy2.1, whole genome shotgun sequence genome containing:
- the spartb gene encoding spartin b isoform X2 yields the protein MEKAKQDAFDNARLQVIKDGYERAFECLNKGLTADEAGDKSEALELYKKGRQHLLRAISVPSRGEECVGSSWESARQMQQKMQETLNNITTRMAILETSSDVCSGSALSSSSGVSGLSATDKSAEALYPKLPAKEKPQRPAPPNLLSANGLAAGAVGGMPACSIVGQPLSPTRQLVVPCDQPPAYSAQAADGHLSISYGTEAGELSLVGDEFYSRTSNSTPSPQSMGEEGEEMLYIPHGVQIFFVTPEGQVSAPSYPGYLRLVKFTSEHSERMPNRPPAFLQVCDWLYPLMAMDSPVLLCNTGVFMFPDMMAPAPGYYVGVVLSSELPAAERALFQDLLSQMTDLRVQAPDEAADSINLSQKVSIVPTEETAPATTKEGEEEEKALPEWSEKVANGILTGASWLSWGLVKGAEFTGKAIHKGASKLREHITPEDKPTHVSPTVTKGLHVAKQATGGAVKVSQFLVDGVCTVAGCVGRELAPHVKKHGGKLIPESMKKDKDGRSNIDGAMVVAASGVQGFATMWTGLEVAAKNITTSVASETVTTVKHKYGDAAGHATDHAVNSAINVGITAFNIDNLGIKAVVKRTGKHTAQAILEDYNIQEKPENGKQVEKSEK
- the spartb gene encoding spartin b isoform X1; this encodes MVRQEGMEKAKQDAFDNARLQVIKDGYERAFECLNKGLTADEAGDKSEALELYKKGRQHLLRAISVPSRGEECVGSSWESARQMQQKMQETLNNITTRMAILETSSDVCSGSALSSSSGVSGLSATDKSAEALYPKLPAKEKPQRPAPPNLLSANGLAAGAVGGMPACSIVGQPLSPTRQLVVPCDQPPAYSAQAADGHLSISYGTEAGELSLVGDEFYSRTSNSTPSPQSMGEEGEEMLYIPHGVQIFFVTPEGQVSAPSYPGYLRLVKFTSEHSERMPNRPPAFLQVCDWLYPLMAMDSPVLLCNTGVFMFPDMMAPAPGYYVGVVLSSELPAAERALFQDLLSQMTDLRVQAPDEAADSINLSQKVSIVPTEETAPATTKEGEEEEKALPEWSEKVANGILTGASWLSWGLVKGAEFTGKAIHKGASKLREHITPEDKPTHVSPTVTKGLHVAKQATGGAVKVSQFLVDGVCTVAGCVGRELAPHVKKHGGKLIPESMKKDKDGRSNIDGAMVVAASGVQGFATMWTGLEVAAKNITTSVASETVTTVKHKYGDAAGHATDHAVNSAINVGITAFNIDNLGIKAVVKRTGKHTAQAILEDYNIQEKPENGKQVEKSEK
- the spartb gene encoding spartin b isoform X3, which codes for MVRQEGMEKAKQDAFDNARLQVIKDGYERAFECLNKGLTADEAGDKSEALELYKKGRQHLLRAISVPSRGEECVGSSWESARQMQQKMQETLNNITTRMAILETSSDVCSGSALSSSSGVSGLSATDKSAEALYPKLPAKEKPQRPAPPNLLSANGLAAGAVGGMPACSIVGQPLSPTRQLVVPCDQPPAYSAQAADGHLSISYGTEAGELSLVGDEFYSRTSNSTPSPQSMGEEGEEMLYIPHGVQIFFVTPEGQVSAPSYPGYLRLVKFTSEHSERMPNRPPAFLQVCDWLYPLMAMDSPVLLCNTGVFMFPDMMAPAPGYYVGVVLSSELPAAERALFQDLLSQMTDLRVQAPDEAADSINLSQKVSIVPTEETAPATTKEGEEEEKALPEWSEKVANGILTGASWLSWGLVKGAEFTGKAIHKGASKLREHITPEDKPTHVSPTVTKGLHVAKQATGGAVKVSQFLVDGVCTVAGCVGRELAPHVKKHGGKLIPESMKKDKDGRSNIDGAMVVAASGVQGFATMWTGLEVAAKNITTSVASETVTTVKHKFRGLQNIFDPPNEKKCTVTQQDTPQTTLSILPLMSVSLPSILTTWGSKLW